AGGGGCTGGAGCCGAGCCGCTATGGCCGCCCCGGCCGCGTGCCCGGCAGTTGCAACGTCTCGGCTGCGACGCTGCTCGATCCGCAGACCAAGACGTTCGTGCCGCTGGCTGACGCGGAAGCGAAATTCGCCGCGCAAGGCATCACCAAGGACAAGCGCGTGGTCGCCTATTGCGGCGGCGGCATCTCGGCGACGATCGATCTGTTCCTGCTGCATCGGCTCGGTTACCAAAATCTCACGCTCTATGACGGCTCGATGGGCGAATGGGCAAAGGACGCGTCGCTGCCGATCGAGACGGGTTAGTATTCCTGTAGCCCGGATGAGCGTAGCGATATCCGGGGAGGTGTCAGAGTGGTCCCGGATGTCGCTGCGCTCATCCGGGCTACGAAGCTCGTTACAAATACGACTTCACATTCTCGCGGCGCGATGCGCCCGGAGTTTTGCGTTTCGTTTGCCCTCGGAAATCAGAGGGCGCAGGGAAGACCGGGTGCGCGCTGCACCCGCGGTCTCGCGTGCGATTTGCATCAAAAGATATGCACACGAGCATACAGGTTCAGCGGAGAACACCCGGCCTTCCCTGCGCAATGGCTTTACGGCTTATACGATTTCGTCCTGGTGACCGGCTTTCTTGCCACCATCATCGACGTCGGCTTTCGCTTCCGCCAACTTGACGCCAGCACCGGGGCGTCGGACCCAAACGATTTCACCGTACGCAAGTGCCGCGCTCGTCAGTCGCAGCATCAGCGTCCACCGCTCCCTGCCCCTCGTTCGCGACGATGGCCAACGCCCCTTTGGTGGGACAGGATGGCGGGAGTTGAACCACTGATTTGCCCGACGGGTTAAGCGATATTTTGCCCGTCGGGTTAATTTGTCGCAGGCGCGCGGTGCTGGCATCCCAGACTCACATACAGGGCCCACGTAATTGCTTTCGAAAGTCGGTTACCGGACAGACGTTGAAGTGCCGGAGTCCTAGAATTGATCCCCCACGATCCACGGCTGTTCACCGTGAGTTACTGTGATGAAGCGACAGCGATCCGCACCGCATACCCTTGAAGACCAGATTTCGGCCTACGCAGCCCGTTTGAAAGCAGAGGCTGCTGATCTTCCAGATGGCCCCCAGAAAAATCATCTATTTGAAAAAATCAGGCAGCTTGAAGCTGCATCTTCCATGAACGCATGGTTAGCCCCGTCCGAGTAGACGCCATGTCGACCAGGAAACCGGAAGTAATCGCACCTTCGCCTCTCAGGAGGCATGCCGCAGATGCGCTAAGGAGAGCACGGAGGCTGCCGGTTGGCCACGCCAGAAACGACCTAAGGCAACTGGCCATGGGTCTTCTCTGGCTCGAGAGACGGGGACTGTCCGAGACGGAGCCGCAGGCCGCGGCTGCAGCCCCTGAAATGGGGAGCGACCATGTCTAGATTGTATCCCGAGCTGTTGCCGACCCAGCGCCCCCGCTGTCCCAGGTGCCAGATGCGGATGATCAGCGCCGCAGTCACGGCCGCGGCCAAGGGATTTGAGGATCGAACGTTCGAGTGCACGAGGTGTGGGTATGTCGAGACCAAGCTGCTGATCGCCGATCCCCTGGTCTCACCGACCGCGATAGCCTGGACCAACGCCGGCCTGAAGCGGCCAGACTAAATTTTGCGCTCTAGATCAGTGTCGCTTCCTGCTCGACAAGGCTTTCGTAGCACTCGCAGGAAAGGCGCTCGAGGGCTTCACGATCCAAAATCCGGATGACGCCACGGGCGTAGGTGATGATACCCTTGTCCTGCATCCTGCCCGCAACGTCGGTGACGGAGGTCCTGCGGACGCCGAGCATCTCGGCCAGCAGTTCCTGGGTCAATGCGACCGTGTCGCTTTCGGCGCGGTCGGCCGATTGCAGCAACCAGCGGCAGAAACGTTCTTCAATCTGATGCAGCGCATTGCAGGCGGCCGTGATGCGGGCTTGCGTCAGCATGACCTCGTTGTAGCGCACACAGACGTTGCGAATCGCATCGCTGGTCGCAACAGCTTTCCTGAACGGTGCCGAGGCTATCTTACTGCCGTGAAGCGGCAGCTGAACCATCACGCGAACCAGGGATTTGTATAAGCCCAGTCCGGCCATGGCACCGATCACCCCTTCACGCCCGACCGTTGCTGTTTCGATGGCCTTGCCGTCCCGCATCACCCAAAGCAGCGAAAACATGCCGCTATGGGGGAAGTAAACGAAATCGACTTCGGCGCCGGTTTCAAAAGCAACATCCCCCTGCGCCAACGAAATCGCTGTCAGATGCGGCCTCAGCGCGTCGAAATCCTTGCGCGGTAACGAGGCAAGCAGCTTGTTGTCCAGCGGATTGGTTGAAGGTGCGTGCAATGGCGCGGCGGCTTTCCCGCCCGATCGGAACGAGCGTCATAACCGCAGCTGGATGGATGTGCGCTCCGAGCGCGCTCCGCGGGAATGCCTGATACTAGGATCGGCACAAACCCTTGTCGGTCCGGTATCCGTCTTTAGGCCAACGTTCGGCCAACCTGATCGGATACAGAAAGTGTAGGCCTTTTCGACGGCGCTGTCTGTTTTATTGGGCCCAACCGTTCGATATGTACGATTTACGACATATCGTCAGATTCCTTGGCCTGTCTTGGCGTGTAACACACCCTCTCCGCACGAATTGTTCGGGAAACTGACGGGTTTTTTGTCGATCTACGGAACAAAGCGCCGGATCGCATATTTGGAGATAAGCACCGCCTTTGTTCGTTATCCGACATAGGAATTGGGTGAGGCGCACCTGTGCGATGACGCAGGTCTTTAAGCGCAACTTTTGGCATCTCAGCGAGATCGGGAACAATGCGGCATCCCGCATGCAGCCGACCTGTCGTGCTTATCGTCGAGGACGACGTTTTACTCCGATGGACCGCGATCGCGATCATCGAGGAGGCCGGCTTTGACGTCGTCGAAGCCGGAGCCGGAATCGAGGCCATTTCGGTGCTCGAAAAGCGGAGCGATATCCAGACGGTTTTCACCGATGTTGAACTGCCTGGTTCAATCAACGGAATTCAGCTCGCCCACCTGATCCGCACCCGTTGGCCGTCCATCAGGCTCATCGCCACGTCCGGTCAGCTCAGACTGCGGGAAGATGATCTTCCGGCGGGTGCGCGTTTCCTGCACAAGCCATACGCCGTTGCCAACCTGACCGGCGCGCTAAAGGAACTGATGGAGCCATAGCCGCGGGCGGCGGCCTTGCTAATCGAAGGCTTCGTTACCTCCATGACTGCTCCGATTGCTTCCGGCTGGAGCGGTTGCCGGGTGGGACTTGCACCCACTGGAACGCGCCGCCTTGCACGGCGCACACCCGAAACAGACATTCGACCGCTTGGTCCCGCGTCGAAAACTGCCTACGTTCGGGTCGGGTGCAAACAGACGGGATTGGCAATGAGACGACGCGATTTCACCCCGCTTCTCGGCGCCCCGGAGGGGATCGAATGATCGACCGCAGGGTCTTTGTCGCGACAATCGGTGCGGCGCTAACCGTTTGGCCCGAGCAGCTTCTAGCGCAGGCCACGACCGGCAAAATCGGATACCTGCACCCGATTACGATAAGTCCGAGCCATATCACCTTCTCCATCTTGAGCAAGGAATGGCAGCGTCTGGGCTACGTGGAGGGCGAAACCTTACTCGCCCGCTCCGGCGAGCAGGACCTGGAACGTCTCCCGGCGTTGCTCCGCGATCTGATCGGCAAGGGCGTCGGCGTCCTGGTAGTGGTCGGGGCGGACGCCGTGCGAGTGGCGGCAGAAACCACCAAGACCACGCCGATCGTCGCCATCGATATGGAGACCGACCCGGTTCAGACGGGCCTCGTTACCAGCTATGCCCAGCCTGGCGGCGACGTGACCGGTCTTTTCTTGGACCTCCCCTCTTTAGCCACCAAATGGATTGAGTTGATGCGGGAGGTTGTACCGGGGCTCGAGCGCATTGCATTTGCATGGCAGCCCAGAACCGGCCGCAGTCAGCTCGACATTGCTCTTGGCGCTGCTCGAGCGTTGGGCATCGAAGCCGTTGTCTTGGAAACCGAAGTTTCAGATGACTTCGGAGCGAAGTTTTCACATCTTGCCGGACCTAAGCGGACCGGCATTATCCAACTCACATTTCCGGG
The Bradyrhizobium sp. KBS0727 genome window above contains:
- a CDS encoding response regulator; this encodes MRHPACSRPVVLIVEDDVLLRWTAIAIIEEAGFDVVEAGAGIEAISVLEKRSDIQTVFTDVELPGSINGIQLAHLIRTRWPSIRLIATSGQLRLREDDLPAGARFLHKPYAVANLTGALKELMEP
- a CDS encoding response regulator — protein: MSRLYPELLPTQRPRCPRCQMRMISAAVTAAAKGFEDRTFECTRCGYVETKLLIADPLVSPTAIAWTNAGLKRPD
- a CDS encoding ABC transporter substrate-binding protein, which codes for MIDRRVFVATIGAALTVWPEQLLAQATTGKIGYLHPITISPSHITFSILSKEWQRLGYVEGETLLARSGEQDLERLPALLRDLIGKGVGVLVVVGADAVRVAAETTKTTPIVAIDMETDPVQTGLVTSYAQPGGDVTGLFLDLPSLATKWIELMREVVPGLERIAFAWQPRTGRSQLDIALGAARALGIEAVVLETEVSDDFGAKFSHLAGPKRTGIIQLTFPGVTTVSARYAAAAQSHGIPTMTFLRTAVKDGLLMSYGPNQEDYFPRAIQIADRILRGSKVGDIPIERPTKFEFVLNLKTANALGLTLSPMLLARADQVFE
- a CDS encoding Crp/Fnr family transcriptional regulator yields the protein MHAPSTNPLDNKLLASLPRKDFDALRPHLTAISLAQGDVAFETGAEVDFVYFPHSGMFSLLWVMRDGKAIETATVGREGVIGAMAGLGLYKSLVRVMVQLPLHGSKIASAPFRKAVATSDAIRNVCVRYNEVMLTQARITAACNALHQIEERFCRWLLQSADRAESDTVALTQELLAEMLGVRRTSVTDVAGRMQDKGIITYARGVIRILDREALERLSCECYESLVEQEATLI